A region from the Sandaracinus amylolyticus genome encodes:
- a CDS encoding response regulator, with amino-acid sequence MLLVGGGDRMQEALASALERHAVSVEQASTPSAVDAVFVGAPDLVMLLGDAADDDGSAVLARLAANVATAVVPVAILGGDAALDRRLQAFRFGAVAVVERSASVDAMARRIAELAHELPERSGETAGELGEASLDEVVELFSRRLRSGILAVTTPGTEEGARIVLRGDRPVTEAIEEFVQRIRPLVSRAEPLVWEFQESPTGKLRQLDLGEPSGEIDLGAVFGDRRIVLVERSPARADDLVQSLRQRGAHVVVIDGEGTNVAKARSIDPDVVVVDVDGVGGWAASTMRTIRRDTRLRWASLLVVRAQELWPESAPEPDVVRLAAGLRPLIEADDAIARRARDAKTPFELRMETTGPARMLRALARTQRTLHLTVRHRRAQIAIDVAEGLLVGASAKLEGATPSAEKTEVLGATALAALLALGSGRVRVEPRTAPSLANLMAPVDAAIAAADRETPPLRPSLPPASMPPPATPGAMGRPLGITVPRPPGAPALHVPPPAAAPAVASTARSSDPRELVQQLESLLDKLRATLPLDVAAPSGAPAAPTRAAAAPAPASIAAPAPAAPAPASIAAPATPAPRSIAAPAPAAASIAPAEAPPAALSAAPRPRTAANAPAPGFTRAKKKTIVGLAPPSSPPPAPEPAAAPAAAPTASLRPPIPLDEILGEEPTREVAPLEINALAAAARAGLAPVDPRHVPEPLPTTRAQPKSALPAPKLSVTELAAVPSPTRAVPPPAMPEPEALASTPEPPAHAPSPSTAPERSVEIDPSFDLDVALAQLPSVPPSAGAEPIELAPQPTSAAPPYSPVSAAAPSLAPVPAIPTPRLPSEETTLMPARRKRAPSILLAPFALVLVLAIVSLGAYVAYARGLIGATAAEPTQQLPVVTARPTELAGVRPTATTSAPVTPPPDPEVEAEIATPPVVIEPEVEPEVEVELEPATEPEPDVEAGADVDPEPEGEQRSPTDQLIARANFRRNNGELQAAEGDYLRVLRTDPRNARAIAGLVRLHMARRDARAATQWARRLVAARPNLPANHVLLGDALMLGGDRDGARRAWQHALQISPGFRDARRRLGE; translated from the coding sequence GTGCTCCTCGTCGGAGGCGGCGATCGGATGCAGGAGGCGCTCGCGAGCGCGCTCGAGCGGCACGCGGTCTCGGTGGAGCAGGCGAGCACGCCGAGCGCGGTCGACGCCGTGTTCGTCGGCGCGCCCGATCTCGTGATGTTGCTCGGCGACGCAGCCGACGACGACGGCAGCGCGGTGCTCGCGCGGCTCGCGGCGAACGTCGCGACCGCGGTGGTCCCGGTCGCGATCCTCGGCGGCGACGCGGCGCTCGATCGCAGGCTGCAGGCGTTCCGCTTCGGCGCGGTCGCGGTGGTCGAGCGCAGCGCGAGCGTCGACGCGATGGCGCGTCGCATCGCGGAGCTCGCGCACGAGCTGCCGGAGCGCTCCGGCGAGACCGCGGGTGAGCTCGGCGAGGCGAGCCTCGACGAGGTCGTCGAGCTCTTCTCGCGCCGGCTGCGCAGCGGGATCCTCGCGGTGACCACGCCGGGCACCGAAGAGGGCGCGCGCATCGTGCTGCGCGGGGATCGCCCGGTGACCGAGGCGATCGAGGAGTTCGTGCAGCGCATCCGCCCGCTGGTGAGCCGCGCGGAGCCGCTGGTCTGGGAGTTCCAGGAGTCGCCGACGGGCAAGCTACGCCAGCTCGATCTCGGCGAGCCCTCGGGCGAGATCGATCTCGGCGCGGTGTTCGGTGATCGCCGCATCGTGCTCGTCGAGCGCAGCCCGGCGCGCGCGGACGACCTCGTGCAGTCGCTGCGTCAGCGCGGCGCGCACGTCGTGGTGATCGACGGCGAGGGCACGAACGTCGCGAAGGCGCGCTCGATCGATCCCGACGTCGTGGTGGTCGACGTCGACGGAGTCGGCGGCTGGGCCGCGAGCACGATGCGCACGATCCGGCGCGACACGCGGCTGCGCTGGGCGTCGCTGCTCGTCGTGCGCGCGCAGGAGCTGTGGCCCGAGAGCGCGCCCGAGCCCGACGTGGTGCGGCTCGCGGCCGGTCTGCGCCCGCTGATCGAAGCGGACGACGCGATCGCACGGCGCGCGCGCGACGCGAAGACGCCGTTCGAGCTGCGCATGGAGACGACGGGCCCGGCGCGCATGCTGCGCGCGCTGGCGCGCACGCAGCGCACGCTGCACCTGACGGTGCGGCACCGCCGCGCGCAGATCGCGATCGACGTCGCGGAGGGTCTGCTGGTCGGCGCGAGCGCGAAGCTCGAGGGCGCGACGCCGAGTGCCGAGAAGACGGAAGTGCTGGGCGCGACGGCGCTCGCGGCGCTGCTCGCGCTGGGCTCGGGGCGCGTGCGCGTCGAGCCGCGCACCGCGCCGTCGCTCGCGAACCTGATGGCCCCCGTCGACGCGGCGATCGCGGCGGCGGATCGCGAGACGCCGCCGCTACGTCCCTCGCTGCCGCCCGCGAGCATGCCGCCGCCTGCGACGCCCGGCGCGATGGGGCGACCGCTCGGGATCACGGTGCCGCGCCCGCCCGGCGCGCCTGCACTGCACGTCCCGCCGCCCGCGGCGGCGCCGGCAGTCGCGAGCACGGCGCGGTCGAGCGATCCGCGCGAGCTGGTGCAGCAGCTCGAGTCCCTGCTCGACAAGCTGCGCGCGACGCTGCCCCTCGACGTCGCCGCGCCCAGCGGCGCCCCGGCGGCTCCCACCCGCGCGGCGGCCGCGCCCGCGCCGGCATCGATCGCCGCGCCCGCACCGGCCGCGCCGGCACCGGCATCGATCGCTGCGCCCGCAACGCCGGCACCGCGGTCGATCGCTGCGCCCGCACCCGCAGCGGCATCGATCGCGCCTGCCGAGGCACCGCCTGCTGCGCTCAGCGCGGCGCCCCGCCCTCGCACCGCGGCGAACGCGCCCGCGCCCGGCTTCACCCGCGCGAAGAAGAAGACGATCGTCGGCCTCGCGCCGCCCTCGTCGCCGCCGCCCGCGCCCGAGCCCGCGGCCGCGCCCGCCGCCGCTCCGACCGCGTCGCTGCGTCCGCCGATCCCGCTCGACGAGATCCTCGGCGAGGAGCCGACGCGCGAGGTCGCGCCGCTCGAGATCAACGCGCTCGCCGCGGCCGCGCGCGCGGGGCTCGCGCCCGTCGATCCCCGCCACGTGCCGGAGCCGCTGCCCACGACGCGCGCGCAGCCGAAGAGCGCGCTTCCCGCGCCGAAGCTCTCGGTGACCGAGCTCGCCGCGGTCCCGAGCCCGACGCGCGCCGTGCCCCCGCCCGCGATGCCCGAGCCCGAAGCGCTCGCGTCGACGCCGGAGCCGCCCGCGCACGCGCCGTCGCCGAGCACCGCGCCGGAGCGCTCGGTCGAGATCGATCCGTCGTTCGATCTCGACGTCGCGCTCGCGCAGCTCCCGAGCGTGCCGCCCTCGGCCGGCGCCGAGCCGATCGAGCTCGCGCCGCAGCCCACGTCGGCGGCGCCTCCGTACTCGCCGGTGTCGGCCGCCGCGCCGAGCCTCGCGCCGGTGCCCGCGATCCCGACCCCGCGTCTGCCATCGGAGGAGACGACGCTGATGCCGGCGCGACGCAAGCGCGCGCCGTCGATCCTGCTCGCGCCCTTCGCGCTCGTCCTCGTGCTCGCGATCGTGAGCCTCGGCGCGTACGTCGCGTACGCGCGCGGCCTCATCGGCGCGACCGCGGCGGAGCCCACGCAGCAGCTCCCGGTCGTCACGGCGCGCCCGACCGAGCTCGCGGGCGTGCGTCCGACCGCGACGACGTCGGCGCCCGTCACGCCGCCGCCCGACCCCGAGGTCGAGGCCGAGATCGCCACGCCGCCGGTGGTGATCGAGCCCGAGGTCGAACCCGAGGTCGAAGTCGAGCTCGAACCCGCGACCGAGCCCGAGCCCGACGTCGAGGCCGGGGCAGACGTCGACCCCGAGCCCGAGGGCGAGCAGCGCTCGCCGACGGACCAGCTGATCGCGCGCGCGAATTTCCGGCGCAACAACGGCGAGCTGCAGGCCGCCGAGGGCGACTACCTGCGCGTGCTGCGCACCGATCCGCGCAACGCGCGCGCGATCGCGGGTCTGGTCCGGCTGCACATGGCGCGTCGCGACGCGCGCGCTGCGACGCAGTGGGCGCGCCGTCTCGTCGCAGCACGCCCGAACCTTCCCGCGAACCACGTGCTGCTCGGGGACGCGCTGATGCTCGGTGGTGATCGCGACGGCGCACGCCGCGCGTGGCAGCACGCGCTCCAGATCAGCCCGGGCTTCCGCGACGCGCGCCGCCGCCTCGGCGAGTGA
- a CDS encoding glutathione S-transferase family protein, with protein sequence MRRLVAMPYSPWSIQARWALDHHALEYEYEIYTPMLGEPVLRARMGWPRGAVTVPVLFEGTLVVRESVAIARHADRVGSGTPLFPEGREADVVHWTGLSDVVMRAGRALLTPRMQKSPSALEESMPPWIPRALRRASLPAADATLRYLVRKHGVRAEEAEQDRGTIRWTLRKLREALERGEHVIGEPSFADVAMAAALQVVRPSEHLAPLGEATRAAWTDETLAREHEDLLAWRDRIVARHKPR encoded by the coding sequence ATGCGCCGGCTCGTCGCGATGCCCTACTCGCCCTGGTCGATCCAAGCGCGCTGGGCGCTCGATCACCACGCGCTCGAGTACGAGTACGAGATCTACACGCCGATGCTGGGCGAGCCCGTGCTGCGCGCGCGCATGGGCTGGCCGCGCGGCGCGGTCACCGTGCCGGTGCTGTTCGAGGGCACGCTCGTGGTGCGCGAGTCGGTCGCGATCGCGCGCCACGCGGACCGCGTCGGGAGCGGCACGCCGCTCTTCCCCGAGGGGCGCGAGGCCGACGTCGTGCACTGGACCGGGCTCTCCGACGTGGTGATGCGCGCAGGGCGCGCGCTGCTCACCCCGCGCATGCAGAAGAGCCCGAGCGCGCTCGAGGAGAGCATGCCGCCGTGGATCCCGCGTGCGCTCCGGCGCGCGTCGCTGCCCGCGGCCGACGCGACGCTGAGGTACCTCGTGCGCAAGCACGGGGTGCGCGCCGAGGAGGCGGAGCAGGATCGCGGCACGATCCGATGGACGCTCCGCAAGCTGCGCGAGGCGCTCGAGCGCGGCGAGCACGTGATCGGCGAGCCGAGCTTCGCGGACGTCGCGATGGCGGCGGCGCTGCAGGTCGTGCGTCCGTCGGAGCACCTCGCGCCGCTCGGCGAGGCGACGCGCGCGGCGTGGACCGACGAGACGCTCGCGCGCGAGCACGAGGATCTGCTGGCGTGGCGTGATCGCATCGTCGCGCGCCACAAGCCGCGCTGA
- a CDS encoding 3-hydroxyacyl-CoA dehydrogenase family protein, with protein MSEIAKVVVVGAGTMGHGIAQVCAQSGLRVTLTDVSEGAVAKGVSAIDKSLERMVQKGKLAAEARERARAAIATSTDPAGASADADLVIEAVPENMALKLDLFRAISARAPSHTIFGTNTSSLSVTEIAGATNDAARVIGLHFFNPVPVMELLEIVRGLGTSDATTDAARAFASRIGKRPIVVKDSPGFATSRLGVILGCEAIRMLETGVASAEDIDAAMELGYRHPMGPLRLTDLVGLDVRLAILEHLHRELGEQFRPPALLRQMVRAGRLGKKVGRGFYEYPADEKK; from the coding sequence ATGAGCGAGATCGCGAAGGTGGTGGTGGTCGGCGCGGGCACGATGGGCCACGGCATCGCGCAGGTCTGCGCGCAGAGCGGTCTGCGCGTGACGCTCACCGACGTCAGCGAGGGCGCAGTCGCCAAGGGCGTGAGCGCGATCGACAAGAGCCTCGAGCGCATGGTGCAGAAGGGCAAGCTCGCCGCCGAAGCGCGCGAGCGCGCGCGCGCCGCGATCGCCACCTCCACCGATCCCGCGGGCGCGAGCGCCGACGCCGATCTCGTGATCGAGGCCGTGCCCGAGAACATGGCGCTGAAGCTCGATCTCTTCCGCGCGATCTCGGCGCGCGCGCCCTCGCACACGATCTTCGGCACCAACACCTCATCGCTCAGCGTCACCGAGATCGCGGGCGCGACGAACGATGCGGCGCGCGTGATCGGCCTCCACTTCTTCAACCCGGTGCCGGTGATGGAGCTGCTCGAGATCGTGCGCGGCCTCGGCACGAGCGACGCGACGACCGACGCGGCGCGCGCGTTCGCGTCGCGCATCGGCAAGCGCCCGATCGTCGTGAAGGACTCGCCCGGATTCGCGACGAGCCGCCTCGGCGTGATCCTCGGCTGCGAAGCGATCCGCATGCTCGAGACCGGCGTGGCGAGCGCGGAGGACATCGACGCCGCGATGGAGCTCGGCTACCGCCACCCGATGGGCCCGCTGCGCCTGACCGATCTCGTCGGGCTCGACGTGCGCCTCGCGATCCTCGAGCACCTGCACCGCGAGCTCGGCGAGCAGTTCCGTCCGCCGGCGCTGCTGCGCCAGATGGTGCGCGCGGGGCGCCTCGGGAAGAAGGTCGGCCGCGGCTTCTACGAGTATCCGGCCGACGAGAAGAAGTGA
- a CDS encoding DUF1592 domain-containing protein — translation MPRSRRSRALVVAACALALGCVGELDAGAAGPAPPQACDPGTIGAPVPMRRLTAEQVERTVRDVLELPASEPLAVPDERLFHYRSNISSAIDVAMARGYLDFAESSASRADVSRCSSSDACLGWLLDDVGLRLFRRPLRDDERARYGALYADASTHVGATEGARWVLEAMLQSPTFLYLDEGTDEDGLLDDHALASRLALTLWGAGPDRELLDVAAAGGLSSAEDVRAQAERMLDDPRSEGGLSDFVDQWLELHRLDSTSARPDIAALGPDVLAALRSEPSAFFRDAVVGGRGLRALLTSSETPSFDALASIYGDDVVEERDGTRVLDPEWRAGILTLPGVQAALSHAESTSPTLRGYAVLAGFLCTPPGPPPAGVSVTLPPPMPGATTRERLELHFSNETCGACHRTMDGIGFAFERYDWLGRSRDHEGDREIDDTGTFALGGREITVDGAIELADHMADDAAVAQCIARQWTQYATGIPTTSATSCLVDGMARDLRGDTGLREMILAQVTSDWFRRGGEAR, via the coding sequence ATGCCTCGCTCTCGACGTTCGCGAGCGCTCGTCGTCGCCGCGTGCGCGCTCGCGCTCGGATGCGTCGGCGAGCTCGACGCGGGCGCGGCGGGCCCGGCGCCGCCCCAGGCGTGTGATCCAGGCACGATCGGTGCGCCGGTGCCGATGCGTCGCCTCACCGCGGAGCAGGTCGAGCGCACCGTGCGCGACGTGCTCGAGCTGCCGGCGAGCGAGCCGCTCGCGGTGCCCGACGAGCGGCTCTTCCACTACCGGAGCAACATCTCGAGCGCGATCGACGTCGCGATGGCGCGCGGCTACCTCGACTTCGCGGAGTCGAGCGCGTCGCGCGCGGACGTCTCGCGCTGCTCGTCGAGCGATGCATGCCTCGGGTGGCTGCTCGACGACGTGGGACTGCGCCTCTTCCGCAGGCCGCTGCGCGACGACGAGCGCGCGCGGTACGGCGCGCTCTACGCGGACGCGAGCACGCACGTGGGCGCGACCGAGGGCGCGCGCTGGGTGCTCGAGGCGATGCTCCAGAGCCCGACGTTCCTCTACCTCGACGAGGGCACCGACGAAGACGGGCTGCTCGACGATCACGCGCTCGCGTCGCGCCTCGCGCTGACGCTCTGGGGCGCGGGGCCCGATCGCGAGCTGCTCGACGTCGCGGCCGCCGGCGGCCTCTCGAGCGCGGAGGACGTGCGCGCGCAGGCGGAGCGAATGCTCGACGATCCGCGCAGCGAAGGCGGGCTCTCCGACTTCGTCGATCAGTGGCTCGAGCTGCATCGCCTCGACAGCACCAGCGCGCGACCCGACATCGCCGCGCTCGGTCCCGACGTGCTCGCGGCGCTGCGCAGTGAGCCCTCCGCGTTCTTCCGCGACGCGGTGGTCGGCGGCCGGGGGCTGCGCGCGCTGCTCACGTCGAGCGAGACGCCGTCCTTCGACGCGCTCGCGTCGATCTACGGCGACGACGTCGTCGAGGAGCGCGACGGAACGCGCGTGCTCGATCCCGAGTGGCGCGCCGGCATCCTCACGCTGCCCGGCGTGCAGGCTGCGCTCTCCCATGCCGAGTCGACGTCGCCGACGCTGCGCGGCTACGCGGTGCTCGCGGGCTTCCTCTGCACGCCGCCGGGCCCGCCGCCCGCGGGCGTGAGCGTCACGCTGCCGCCGCCGATGCCGGGCGCGACCACGCGCGAGCGCCTCGAGCTGCACTTCAGCAACGAGACGTGCGGCGCGTGCCACCGCACCATGGACGGGATCGGCTTCGCGTTCGAGCGCTACGACTGGCTCGGGCGCTCGCGCGATCACGAGGGCGATCGCGAGATCGACGACACCGGCACGTTCGCGCTGGGCGGCCGCGAGATCACCGTCGACGGCGCGATCGAGCTCGCCGATCACATGGCCGACGACGCCGCGGTCGCGCAGTGCATCGCGCGGCAGTGGACGCAGTACGCGACGGGCATCCCGACGACGAGCGCGACCTCGTGCCTCGTCGACGGCATGGCGCGCGACCTGCGCGGCGACACTGGGCTCCGCGAGATGATCCTCGCGCAGGTGACGTCGGACTGGTTCCGTCGTGGAGGCGAGGCGCGATGA
- a CDS encoding DUF1552 domain-containing protein, with amino-acid sequence MMRITRRRALAALGIGGGAAALFPWLARRALAGGAPRRLVLFFTPHGTVWDRWRPTGGETDFAFSPILAPIERHRERLVIVDGVRMESGTEYYIPHTYTMPLLWTGSPIDTSAGMFCRDDHGGRCFGWNTGVSVDQHIASRLPSTTPYRTIELGFRCGGAHPASRMIYTGASMPKTPVDDPRRAWTTLFGSVMTDADAIRRRSVLDTVHKDFATRRARLSSSDRARLDAHASALEELERTLVPPSAVCDRPTEPTFDDETAIDRQSDLLAAALGCGLTDVASFQLRIADNDNSLYPWTGLASGGHHTLSHDSGPDAQATLAALYTWYSDRFAYLLDRLAATPDVDGTSVLDNTLVIWGSELGRAWDHDISNIPFVLAGGAVRGGRYLRVSDMQLNRVLVTACHAMGLNDVETYGSLDRGAGALPGVLGA; translated from the coding sequence ATGATGCGCATCACGCGACGCCGCGCCCTCGCGGCGCTGGGCATCGGAGGCGGCGCGGCCGCGCTCTTCCCGTGGCTCGCACGTCGCGCGCTCGCGGGCGGCGCGCCGCGACGGCTGGTCCTCTTCTTCACGCCGCACGGCACGGTGTGGGATCGCTGGCGCCCGACGGGCGGCGAGACCGACTTCGCGTTCTCGCCGATCCTCGCGCCGATCGAGCGCCACCGCGAGCGCCTCGTGATCGTCGACGGCGTGCGGATGGAGAGCGGCACCGAGTACTACATCCCGCACACGTACACGATGCCGCTCCTCTGGACCGGCTCGCCGATCGACACGAGCGCCGGGATGTTCTGCCGCGACGATCACGGCGGTCGGTGCTTCGGCTGGAACACCGGCGTCTCCGTCGATCAGCACATCGCGTCGCGCCTGCCCTCGACGACGCCGTACCGCACGATCGAGCTCGGCTTCCGCTGCGGCGGCGCGCACCCCGCGTCGCGCATGATCTACACCGGCGCGTCGATGCCGAAGACGCCGGTCGACGATCCGCGCCGTGCGTGGACGACGCTCTTCGGGTCGGTGATGACCGACGCCGACGCGATCCGCCGTCGCAGCGTGCTCGACACGGTGCACAAGGACTTCGCGACGCGGCGCGCGCGGCTCTCGAGCTCGGATCGTGCGCGCCTCGACGCGCATGCGAGCGCGCTCGAGGAGCTCGAGCGCACGCTGGTCCCGCCGAGCGCGGTCTGCGATCGACCGACGGAGCCCACGTTCGACGACGAGACCGCGATCGATCGCCAGTCCGATCTGCTCGCGGCGGCGCTCGGATGCGGGCTCACCGACGTCGCGAGCTTCCAGCTGCGCATCGCCGACAACGACAACAGCCTCTACCCCTGGACCGGCCTCGCGAGCGGCGGGCATCACACGCTGAGCCACGACTCGGGACCCGACGCGCAGGCGACGCTCGCGGCGCTCTACACCTGGTACAGCGACCGCTTCGCGTACCTGCTCGATCGGCTCGCGGCGACGCCCGACGTCGACGGCACGTCGGTGCTCGACAACACGCTGGTGATCTGGGGCAGCGAGCTCGGTCGCGCGTGGGATCACGACATCAGCAACATCCCGTTCGTCCTCGCGGGCGGCGCGGTGCGCGGCGGTCGGTACCTGCGCGTGAGCGACATGCAGCTCAACCGCGTGCTGGTCACGGCGTGCCACGCGATGGGCCTGAACGACGTCGAGACCTACGGCTCGCTCGATCGCGGCGCGGGCGCGCTGCCCGGCGTGCTCGGCGCGTAG